A segment of the Streptomyces sp. P9-A2 genome:
CCCGCTCGACCTCGACGGCCTCCTCGACCTGCCCCGCTACCTGGCGCTGGCCCGGGCCGAGGGGCTGTACGTGCTGCTGCGCCCGGGCCCCTACATCTGTGCGGAATGGGACGGCGGAGGCCTGCCGTCCTGGCTCACCTCCGACCCCGGCATCCGGCTGCGTACCGGCGACCCGCGCTTCACGGACGCGGTCGACCGCTTCCTCGACCTGCTGCTGCCTCCGCTCCTGCCGCACACGGCGGCGTCGGGCGGCCCGGTGATCGCCGTACAAGTGGAGAACGAGTACGGGGCGTACGGTGACGACACCGGGTACCTGGAACACCTCGCCCAGGCCCTGCGCTCGCGTGGCGTCGAGGAGTTGCTGTTCACCTGCGACCAGGCCGACCCCGAACACCTGGCGGCCGGCAGCCTGCCCGGCGTGCTCGCCACCGGCACGTTCGGCAGCAAGGTCGAGGCCGGTCTCGCGACACTCCGCGCGCGGCAGCCCGAAGGCCCGCTGATGTGCGCGGAGTTCTGGATCGGCTGGTTCGACCACTGGGGCGAACCGCACCACGTGCGGGACGCGGCCGATGCCGCCGCCGACCTGGACCGGCTGCTCTCCGCGGGCGCGTCGGTCAACATCTACATGTTCCACGGCGGCACCAACTTCGCGTTCACCAACGGCGCCAACCACGATCACGCCTATACGCCGACGGTCACCTCGTACGACTACGACGCCCCGCTCACCGAGTGCGGCGACCCCGGCCCGAAGTACCACGCGTTCCGCGAGGTGATCGCTCGGCACGCGCCGGTCCCGGACGATCCGGCCCCCTCGCCGGGAGAGAAACTCCCCTCCTTCACCGTGGAGCTGAACCGCAGTGCCGCACTGCTCGCGCAGGTGGACGCGCTGTCCGAGCCCGTGCGGGCCGACATCCCCGTGACCGCGGAGGAGCTGGGGCTGAGGGCCGGATACGTGCTCTACCGCACCACCGTTCCCGCCGCGGGTGACGGCCTGCTGCACTTCGCGGGCGGGGTCGGCGACCGTGCCCAGGTGTTCGTGGACGGCGCCCCCGTCGGCCTGCTCGAACGCGAACGTCACGACGAGACCCTGCCCGTGCGCGTACCGCACCCCGGTGCCACGCTGGAGGTGCTCGTCGAGAACATGGGCGGCGTCAACTACGGGCCCCGCATCGGCGCTCCGAAGGGCCTGCTCGGCCCGGTGACCTTCAACGGCGGCGACCTGCGTGGCTGGGACTGTCACCCGCTGCGCCTGGACGACCTGAGCGCGGTGCCCTTCGCGCCGTCCGACGCGACCACGGGTGCCGGACCCGCCTTCCATCACGGCACCTTCGGCATCGCCACCCCCGCCGACACCTTCCTCGCCCTGCCAGGCTGGACCAAGGGCCAGGCCTGGGTCAACGGCTTCCACCTCGGCCGCTACTGGAACCGCGGCCCGCAGCGCACGCTGTACGTCCCCGCGCCGGTCCTGCGCCCGGGCGCCAACGAGCTGGTCCTGCTGGAGCTGCATGCCACCACCCACACCCGCGCCCAGTTCACCGGCACGCCCGACCTCGGACCGGAGAAGCCCTGAAATGCCGCACCACCTGCGCGTCCTCCCGCCCGCCGGGCCTACGCGGTCCGGCCACCTGCCCTTCGCCGACAGCTCCGGGGTCCCTGATCCGATCGAGGTGACGAGCCGCTACCTCACCCGCGGCGGACGCCCCTGGTTCCCCGTCTCCGGCGAGTTCCACTACACCCGCTACCCGGCCCGGGAGTGGGAGGAGGAGCTGCTGAAGATGAAGGCGGGCGGCGTGACGGCCGTCGCCAGCTACCTCATCTGGATCCACCACGAGGAGATCGAAGGCCGTCTCCGCTTCGACGGGGACCGCGACCTGCGCCGCTTCGCCGAACTGTGCGCCCGCCGCGGTCTGGACTTCATTCCCCGCATCGGCCCCTGGAGCCACGCGGAGGTCCGCAACGGCGGACTGCCCGACTGGCTGCTGGCCCGCGCCCGGGAGCCCCGTACCGACGACCCGGCGTACCTGGAACCCGTACGCCGCTGGTACGAGGCTGTCGCCGGGCAGCTGCACGGCCTCGACCGGGCCCACGGAGGGCCGATCGTCGCGATCCAGATCGAGAACGAGCTCTACGACCGGCCCGGTCACCTGCTCACCCTCAAGCGGATGGCGCAGGAAGCCGGACTGAGCGCACCGCTGTGGACCTCGACAGCCTGGGGCGGGGTACAGCTCCCGCCCGACGAACTGCTGCCGCTGTACGGAGGCTACTCGGACGCCTTCTGGACCGAGGCGGACGGCGGCTGGCCCGACACCTGCCGCAAGCACTTCTTCTTCACCCACCAGCGCGACGACGAGGGCATCGGTGCCGACCTGCGCCCGACGACCGTACGCGGCGGCACCCCGGCACCGACGGACCGCTTCCCCTGGGTCACCTGTGAACTGGGCGGCGGAATGGCGGTGGCCTATCACCGCCGCCCGGGCGTCGAGCCCGCCGACGTGGGCGCGCTCGGCCTCACCAAGATCGGCTGCGGTTCGGTCTGGCAGGGCTACTACATGTTCCACGGCGGCACGAACCCCACCGGTGAGCTCACCACCCTCCAGGAGTCCCACGCCACCGACTACCCCAACGACGTCCCCGTCCTCACGTACGACTTCCAGGCACCGCTCGGCGAGTACGGCCAGTACCGGTCCTCGTACGACGAACTCCGCCTCCAGCACCTGCTGCTGGCGGACCTCGGTCACAGCATCGCCCCCATGGAATCCGTTCTCCCGGAGCGTCGGCCCGCCGGGCAGCACGACCGGGACACGCTCAGATGGGCGGTCCGCGGCGACGGCACGTCCGGCTTCCTCTTCGTCAACAACCATCAGCCGCACGAGCCGCTGCCGCCCCACCCGGACACGACCTTCACGCTCGAGTTCCCCGACGCACCCGTCCTGACGCTGCCCAGTACACCGGTCACCGTCCCCGAGGGCGCCTATTTCTGCTGGCCGCTGCGCCTCGACGTGCAGGGCCTGCGGCTGGAGTGGGCCACCGCCCAGCCGGTCTGCCACGTCGACGATCACGGACGCACTGTGCTGCTGCTGGCCGCCACGGACGGCATCGACCCCGAACTCGCCCTGGACGCCGGCACGGTGGCGTCCGTCAGTGTGCCCTTCGGCACCGTCACCCACGTCGACGGCCGCATCCTGATCACCGGCCTGCGCCCCGGCACCGATGCCCTTGTCCGGGTGACGACGGCGGACGGCGGGCATGTCGGGCTGCTGGTCCTGGACGCGGCCACCGCCCGCACCGCCTACCGGGGTGTCGCGTGGGGCGCCGAGCGCCTGGTGCTCTGCGCCGGCGGTGTCGTCTTCGACCACGACGAGGTCCGTGTGCACAGCACCGCCGCCGAGCCGTCCTTCGCTGTCCTGCCCGCTCCGGAACGGCCGCCGGTGACGGCCGGGCGGCCCCTGCGCACGACCACCGACGGTGTGTTCACCCGCTGCACACTGCCGGGCCGGCGCCAGGACGGGGACGCGCGGTCGGCCGCGGTCACCCTGGTCCGGCCCGCGGGCCCCGCGCCCGGGACCGTGACGGGCCCGCTGGGCCGGGCGAGTGCCCCGGCCGACAAGCACTTCGACACGGTCGCGGCCGAGTACCGCGTCGATGTGCCGGAGGAACTTCTGGACGGCGGGACGGGCGTGCTCCTGCGAGTGCGCTGGACCGGTGATGTGGCGCGCGCGTACGTGGGGGACGTACTCGTCGCCGACCAGTTCTTCTCGGGGCGGGTCTGGGACCTCGGACTCGGCCGGCTGCCCGCCGAAGCACTGCGGACCGACGGGCTGCGCCTGAGACTGCTGTCCCTGCCCGTCGGCGCCCCGGTGCACCTGCCGCTGCGGGCGGGCGAAGCCGTACCGGCCGCGGCCGTCACCCACGCCGAGTGGATCGTCACCCGCACCTGGGCGATCGGAGCGGACTGAGCCGGACCGGGACCGGCGTCCCCGGGACGGCGGCCCCCGCCGCGGTCCCGTACACCTCGGCCTATCCTGTGGTGCCGGGCGGAACAGGACGGGCCGAGGCCGTACCGAAGGAAGCACCTGCCATGACTCGAAGGGCCGCCGACGGCTCCGTCGCCGGGGGACGCAGCCGACGCAACTTCGCAGGATCACGCCCGGTGATGGACGACGTGGCACGGCTGGCGGGCGTCTCGAAGCAGACCGTCTCCCGCGTGCTCAACGACAACCCGGCCGTCCGCCCCGAAACCCGCGAGGCGGTGCTGGCGGCCATCCGCTCGCTCGGCTACCGCCCGAGCCGCAGCGCCCGCTCCCTGGCCAGCGGCAGAACCCGCGTGCTCGGTGTGATCTCCTTCGACGCGGCACGCTACGGGCCCGCCTCCATCCTGACCGCGATCAACACCGCGGCCCGGGAATCCGGTTACCTGGTGAGCTCGATCGCCCTGGACAAGGCCGACCGGGACACGGTGGTGCGGGCGGCGGACCGTCTGTCGGCCGAGGCCGTGGACGGTGTGATCGCCATCGCCCCTCAGCGCTGGGTCGCCAGACCCCTCGCGGAGGCCGGCCTGGAGAGCCCCCTGGTAGTGCTGGAGAACGATCTCGAGGACGGTACCCCACAGGTCACCGCGGACTCCTGGACCGGCGCCCGCACCGCCACCGCACACCTCCTGGGCCTCGGCCACTCCACCGTCTGGCACATCGCCGGGCCGGTCGGCTGGACACCCGCCGACCGGCGGACGGCCGGCTGGCGATCCGCTCTGGAGGAAGCCGGTACGGAGGTTCCCGACCCCCTGGCCGGTGACTGGAGTGCCGACTCCGGCTACGAACTGGGGCGCGGGCTGGCGCGGCGCGCGGACGTCACAGCGGTCTTCGTCTCCAACGACCAGATGGCACTGGGCGCGCTGCGCGCCTTCCACGAGGCCGGACGGCGCGTCCCGCAGGACGTCAGTGTGGTCGGCTACGACGACATCCCCGAAGCAGCGCACCTCCTGCCGCCGCTGACCACGGTCCGTACCGACTTCACCGAGATCGGCACCCGCTCCCTGCGGTTGCTCCTGGCCCGGATCGACGGCCGGTCCGAGCCGCCGGTCGACCCCGTCGTCCCCGTCGAACTCATCGTCCGCCGCAGCACGGACCGGGCGCCGAGGTCCTGAAGGAGCCGGCCCGGACCACGGGTGCGTGAGCTCCGTTCGTCCCCCACGGCCACCGCGCGTATGCCGCGTGCGCCGCGGAGCGTCGCAGTCCGGGGCGGGGCGCCGGTGTACCGCCTGCCGTAGCGCCGGCCGACGAGGACATCGGACGTGCCCCGACGCGCGGGCGAACCCGAGTGGTTTCCACCGCGAGTTTCCGGCGCGGACCCGCCCCCGGTCGGGCGGGTCCCGCGCGCCTCGGACCCTCAGGTGCCCCTCGGGGCTTCGCCCGGGGCTGCCGTGGGGGAAGGGGCCGTCCCGTTGGAGGGCCCGGTGCCGCGTTCGGGTGGCGGAGCCGGCTGGAGCGAGGGCAGGGTCAGGTGCCACCAGTCGGTGAGGCGGTCGGGGACGGTGGCCGTGTCTTCGAGCGCCTCGGTCAGGTAACAGAGGCCGAAGAACGCGCGGACCAGAGTGCGGGCGGTGCGGGCGGGGCGGATGTGGGGCGCCAGGTGGCCGGTGCTCCGCGCCTGGGCGAGGAGGCGGGTGGCGGCGGCGGTCCACAGGGAGAAGGGGTCGGGGAGTGCGGTGTTGACGGTGTCGCGTTCGGTCCACAGGCGTGCGCCCGCGCGTGTGACGGGGTCCCCGGCGAGGGCGTGGGCGATGTCGTAGCTCAGGGCGACGAGGCGGTCCAGTGGCGGGACCGTTTCGTCCGTGTACCGTGCGGCGAGGTCCGGCCAGGTGGCGAAACGGTCCTGGACCACGGCGAGGGCGATGCCCTCCTTGCTGGCGTAGTGGAAGTAGACGGAGCCGCTGGTCCGCCCCGACCTGGTGCTTATGTCGTTGACGCTGGTGCCCGCGTATCCGTGTTCGGCGAAGAGGAAGGCGGCCGCTTCCAGGAGTGCTCTGCGGGTTGCTCTGGCCCGTTCCTGCAACGTCCTGTCCGCCTTCGCTCAATTTCCGTGACAGTGACGAATGTAGTGCGCCCGCGTACGCCGGGAGCAAATGAAGGTCACGCCCGCGCGGTAATTACGCATTTCTTTCGAGGATGAACGCGGGGGAGTGGTAATGGGCCGGTCCGCTGTGGTTCCGGGCCTCGCGCGGCGGTCACGGGGCTCGGCGTCACCGGTGCGGGTTGCCCGGTGAATATGCCTCAACTGCCTTGGGATTCACATTGGTTGGCGGCTCGTGCTCCTGGCCGGCCGGATCGGCGCCCATGGGTCCATACACCCCGGCCGTTGTCGCCGTCGATAACTCCTTGCGGTTATTGCGGGACTCTCCGGAGCGGAAATAACGTAACGGATGTGATGTTTCCGTTTGCTGCCGAAAGTCAGGAATGCGCGCGATTTCGCGCTCCCGTTGTGCCCTGACATGTGCCGGTCTGCGGCGCACCCGGCAGGAAACACCGCCAGACCCGGATCACGGTCACGCCGCGCGTGACCGCCCACCCCTTCAGGAGGCCGCTGTGACCACTCCGGTACGTCCATTGCTCGACTGGCCCCCCGAAGCAGTCGTCTTCGACTGCGACGGCACGTTGATGGACAGTGAACGCCACTGGCAGGAAGCCCGCCGACGGGCCTTCCGGAGCTTCGGACTCCAGGCTCCGCAGAGGTTCGCGGAGCAGGCCAAGGGCGTGCACTACGCCGACTGCGGGCGGCTGATGGCGGAGGCGGTGCACAAGCCCGAACTGACGGCCGACCTGACCGCGTCGCTCCTCGACCACTTCCTGTCCCTCGTCGCCGACGACCCGGTGACGATGCCGGGCGCCGTCGAACTGGTGCGGCTGCTCTCCGGCCGGCTGCCCCTGGCGGTGGCCAGCAACTGCCCGCTGGAGGTGGTCGAGGGGAGTCTCGCCCGGGCCGGACTGCGGGAGCACTTCCAGCACGTCGTCGTTCCGTCCGAGGCGCCGCGGGAGGCGGACGGCCCGGACGGAGCGCCCGCGGTGGAGACGGTGCGGCCCAAGCCGTGGCCCGACGTCTACGCCGAGGCGGTCCGGCTGTGCGGCGTCCGCCCCGGGCAGGCGCTGGCGGTCGAGGACTCCCTGACCGGAGTGGAGTCGGCCCGCCGTGCCGGACTACGGGTGCTCGGCGTCGGCCCCCGGCCGGACGACGAGGACGCGGGAGGGGCCGACCTGTGGGTGACCTCTCTGGACGCCCCCGAGCTCCTGACGTGGGCCCGGACCCGGGTACCCGACCCGGACCCGGCGCCGGACGGCGGAAGGGGGCAGGGCCCGTCATGAAGGCCCCGTCATGAAGGCCCGTCCGGCCCGCGACCTCCGGCGCGGCACCTCGCCGCGTTGTCGGGGGATCCTCCCTCCCCGTACGCCTGTGGTACGGGAGGAGGCGTCCGGCGTGTGCCGGAACGCCGGGAGACGGGCGTCAGTCGGTGAGGCCCAGTGCGCCGGCCGCCTGGATCGCCAGCCAGACCTCCGTGAGCGCGCCGGTCGTGGACAGGTCGCGGCCGGAGAGGGTGCCGAAGCGGCGCAGGCGGTAGGCGAGCGTGTTGGGGTGGATGTGCAGCGCCGCGGCGGCGCTCTCGGTGCGGCGGTCGCGCTCCATCCAGGTGCGGGCGGAGACCAGCAGCTGGGAATCGTGCTCCGCGTCGTAGCGCAGCACCTCGCCGAGGACGTGGTCGACCAGCGCGGTCAGGACCGCGGGGTCGTCCGGCAGCCAGCGGCCCGTGGCGTCGGCGCCGTAGCGGACCAGCGGGCGGCCCGACTCGCCCGCGTTGGAGACCGCCCACAGGGCCTCGCGCTGGGCGACCTTCAGGGCCGCGCCCGGCCGGAAGGGACGGCTCATCCCGGCCGTCACGGCCGGCAGCGCGCCGATGGCGTCGGACAGCTCCGGCGCCCCGAGGACGCACCGGTCCTCGCCCCAGGTCAGCAGCAGATGGGGGTGGTCCTCGAGGCAGGCCAGCAGCGCCTCGTCGGGGGTGTGCCGGACCACGAGCAGCACGGTGTCGCCCTCGATGGAGTGCCGGGCCAGCCTGCGGCGGGCGGCCTCCGGGTCGAGCACCTCCTGGAGCAGCTCGGCCAGCGTCTCGGCTCCCTCGCGGCGCAGTGTCTCGCGTTCGCTGCGCACCATCGCCACCCGCAGCGCCGCCACCGTCGCGATGTGCTGGACGACCGCGAGGCCGGCGGGTTGGGCGCCCTGCCGCTCGTACGCCACCAGGAAGCCCGCCGGACCGCCGGGTGCCGGCACCGGCAGGACGAAACCGCCGGGGACGGTCGGCGCGGCGTCCACCGAGGCGGGCAGCACCTCCGGACCGGGCGTCGGCACCCCGGGCAGCAGCGGGCGGCCCTGCGGAGTGCAGAGATACACGTCGTATCCGGACAGACGCTCGAGGCGACGCAGGAGGGTCGGGGTGTCGAGGTCCTCGGCGACCATCCAGCGCAGCGAGCCGAAGACCTGCAACTGCGCGCCCAGCCGGTGCCGGGCGTCCTCCTGCACCGCGGCCGCGACCTCCTGGGAGACCGCGATGAACGGGACGGCGAGCGGGACCTCCAGCACCGGGAAACCCCGCTCCTCCGCCGCCCGGAAGAACGCGTCGTGCAGCGGAGGCATGTGCAGCTGCGCCGACAGGGCCAGGGCGGAGACCCCGGCGTCGTCCAGCCGCTCCAGATAGCGGCGCTGCCCGGCCGCCGTGCGGGGGATCGCGAGCCCCGTGGTCATGAGGATCTCGGCCCCCAGAAGCCACGGGGTCGGGTCGTCCAACTCGCTTACCTGCGCCCAGGATACGGACCGGCCGAGGCCACTGCTGCCCGCCTTCACGGACAGCTGGAGGGCGGGGAAGGAGAGCAGATCCTCGACGGTGAGTTTGTCGGCAGCCACATGAAACATGCTATCTCTTCGTGATATGCACAATTGTCGGTGGTCGGCGAGTGACCCACACTGTGGTCCCGTCCCCGGTATGAACGGCAGGTGAGAGCCCCATGGCGACCTCGGTCACCGAAATCGAGACTCATGGTGTCGAGCAGATCCCGGACGAGGACCGCACGGCCCGTCCGCTCGACCTGTTCCGGCTCGCCTTCGGCGGTGCCAACACATTCGCGACCTGCGTGCTGGGCGCCTTCCCCATCCTGTTCGGCCTCTCCTTCTGGCAGGGGCTCGCGGCGACCGCACTCGGCCTGATCGCGGGCGCCCTGCTGCTCGCGCCGATGGCGCTCTTCGGCCCCGCCAACGGCACCAGCAACTCCGTCTCCTCCTCCGCCCACCTGGGAGTGCACGGCAGGGTCGTCGGCTCGTTCCTCTCGCTGCTCACCGCGATCGCCTTCTTCTCGATCTCGGTGTGGTCCTCGGGCGACGCCCTCGTCGGCGGCGCGCACCGGCTGGTGGGGCTCCCCGAGTCGACCCTGTCGTACATCGTGGCGTACGCGATCTTCGCCGCCCTCGTGCTCGTGGTCTGCATCTACGGCTTCCGCTTCATGCTGCTGGTCAACAAGATCGCCGTGCTGGCGGCATCGGCCCTGTTCGTACTGGGCGCCTTCGCCTTCGCCGGCGACTTCGACCCCGGCTACGCGGGCAGCTTCGCCTCGACCGCCGACCCGTTGTTCTGGCCGTCCTTCATCGGCTCCGCGCTGATCGTGCTCTCCAACCCGGTCTCCTTCGGCGCGTTCCTCGGCGACTGGGCCCGCTACATCCCGGCCGCGACGCCCCGCCGCCGGGTGATGGGCGCGGCGTTCCTGGCTCAGATCGCCACCCTGCTGCCGTTCGTCTTCGGTCTCGCCACCGCGTCGATCATCGCGACCCGGGCCGCGAAGTACGTCGACCCGGCCGCGCCCAACTACGTCGGCGGCCTGCTCGCGATCTCCCCCGGCTGGTACTTCCTGCCGCTCTGCCTCATCGCGCTGATCGGCGGCCTGTCCACCGGCACGACCGCCCTCTACGGCACCGGGCTGGACATCTGCAGCGTTTTCACCCGCTTCAGCCGCGTCCAGGCGACGATCCTCATCGGCGCCCTGTCCATCGTGTTCATCTTCATCGGCCGCTTCGGGCTGAACCTCACCCAGTCGATCTCCACCTTCGCCACCCTGATCATCACCTGCACCGCACCGTGGATGATCGTGATGATCCTCGGCTACGTCACCCGCCGGGGCTGGTACGACGCCCAGGCGCTCCAGGTCTTCAACCAGCGCCGCACCGGCGGCCGCTACTGGTTCGCCCACGGCTGGAACTGGCGCGGCCTCGCCACCTGGCTGGTCTCCGCCTCCGTGGCACTGCTGTTCACCAACCTGCCCGGCCAGTTCGTCGGACCGCTCGGCAACCTGGCCGACGGCATGGACATCTCGCTGCCGGTCGGCCTCGGCCTCGCGGCGGTCCTCTACCTCGGCCTGCTCGCCGTGTTCCCCGAGCCGCGCGGAGTGTACGGACCGGCGGGGCCCCGCTTCGTCCGGGCCTCCGACGCCGAGGTCCTGCCGATCAGCGGCGGCCCGCAGGAGACCGCCCCCGCGGAGCCGGCCCCGGTCGGCTGACCTGCCCGACGGCCTCTCAACGGTCTTCGACGGCCTCTCGACCGCCTCTCGACGACCTGTCCGACCGGCTGAGACCTCGCGCCGTGGATCACGGGGCGGGCCCGCGCAACCGCGGGTCCGCCCCGTCGGCGTTCCTCGTGGCAGGCCCTCCGTGCTCCCGCTGTTCCGCGCCCGCTGTTCACGGACGAGCAACGGGAATCGAGCCATCGAACCATCAGAATCGAACAGACCTCGACAGGATCATTGCTTCGATTGTGTTCGAGTCCTAGGGTGTGCCTGGCTCGGAACTCGCC
Coding sequences within it:
- a CDS encoding HAD family hydrolase, translating into MTTPVRPLLDWPPEAVVFDCDGTLMDSERHWQEARRRAFRSFGLQAPQRFAEQAKGVHYADCGRLMAEAVHKPELTADLTASLLDHFLSLVADDPVTMPGAVELVRLLSGRLPLAVASNCPLEVVEGSLARAGLREHFQHVVVPSEAPREADGPDGAPAVETVRPKPWPDVYAEAVRLCGVRPGQALAVEDSLTGVESARRAGLRVLGVGPRPDDEDAGGADLWVTSLDAPELLTWARTRVPDPDPAPDGGRGQGPS
- a CDS encoding PucR family transcriptional regulator; translated protein: MAADKLTVEDLLSFPALQLSVKAGSSGLGRSVSWAQVSELDDPTPWLLGAEILMTTGLAIPRTAAGQRRYLERLDDAGVSALALSAQLHMPPLHDAFFRAAEERGFPVLEVPLAVPFIAVSQEVAAAVQEDARHRLGAQLQVFGSLRWMVAEDLDTPTLLRRLERLSGYDVYLCTPQGRPLLPGVPTPGPEVLPASVDAAPTVPGGFVLPVPAPGGPAGFLVAYERQGAQPAGLAVVQHIATVAALRVAMVRSERETLRREGAETLAELLQEVLDPEAARRRLARHSIEGDTVLLVVRHTPDEALLACLEDHPHLLLTWGEDRCVLGAPELSDAIGALPAVTAGMSRPFRPGAALKVAQREALWAVSNAGESGRPLVRYGADATGRWLPDDPAVLTALVDHVLGEVLRYDAEHDSQLLVSARTWMERDRRTESAAAALHIHPNTLAYRLRRFGTLSGRDLSTTGALTEVWLAIQAAGALGLTD
- a CDS encoding ScbR family autoregulator-binding transcription factor, whose protein sequence is MQERARATRRALLEAAAFLFAEHGYAGTSVNDISTRSGRTSGSVYFHYASKEGIALAVVQDRFATWPDLAARYTDETVPPLDRLVALSYDIAHALAGDPVTRAGARLWTERDTVNTALPDPFSLWTAAATRLLAQARSTGHLAPHIRPARTARTLVRAFFGLCYLTEALEDTATVPDRLTDWWHLTLPSLQPAPPPERGTGPSNGTAPSPTAAPGEAPRGT
- a CDS encoding purine-cytosine permease family protein; its protein translation is MATSVTEIETHGVEQIPDEDRTARPLDLFRLAFGGANTFATCVLGAFPILFGLSFWQGLAATALGLIAGALLLAPMALFGPANGTSNSVSSSAHLGVHGRVVGSFLSLLTAIAFFSISVWSSGDALVGGAHRLVGLPESTLSYIVAYAIFAALVLVVCIYGFRFMLLVNKIAVLAASALFVLGAFAFAGDFDPGYAGSFASTADPLFWPSFIGSALIVLSNPVSFGAFLGDWARYIPAATPRRRVMGAAFLAQIATLLPFVFGLATASIIATRAAKYVDPAAPNYVGGLLAISPGWYFLPLCLIALIGGLSTGTTALYGTGLDICSVFTRFSRVQATILIGALSIVFIFIGRFGLNLTQSISTFATLIITCTAPWMIVMILGYVTRRGWYDAQALQVFNQRRTGGRYWFAHGWNWRGLATWLVSASVALLFTNLPGQFVGPLGNLADGMDISLPVGLGLAAVLYLGLLAVFPEPRGVYGPAGPRFVRASDAEVLPISGGPQETAPAEPAPVG
- a CDS encoding beta-galactosidase, which encodes MPHHLRVLPPAGPTRSGHLPFADSSGVPDPIEVTSRYLTRGGRPWFPVSGEFHYTRYPAREWEEELLKMKAGGVTAVASYLIWIHHEEIEGRLRFDGDRDLRRFAELCARRGLDFIPRIGPWSHAEVRNGGLPDWLLARAREPRTDDPAYLEPVRRWYEAVAGQLHGLDRAHGGPIVAIQIENELYDRPGHLLTLKRMAQEAGLSAPLWTSTAWGGVQLPPDELLPLYGGYSDAFWTEADGGWPDTCRKHFFFTHQRDDEGIGADLRPTTVRGGTPAPTDRFPWVTCELGGGMAVAYHRRPGVEPADVGALGLTKIGCGSVWQGYYMFHGGTNPTGELTTLQESHATDYPNDVPVLTYDFQAPLGEYGQYRSSYDELRLQHLLLADLGHSIAPMESVLPERRPAGQHDRDTLRWAVRGDGTSGFLFVNNHQPHEPLPPHPDTTFTLEFPDAPVLTLPSTPVTVPEGAYFCWPLRLDVQGLRLEWATAQPVCHVDDHGRTVLLLAATDGIDPELALDAGTVASVSVPFGTVTHVDGRILITGLRPGTDALVRVTTADGGHVGLLVLDAATARTAYRGVAWGAERLVLCAGGVVFDHDEVRVHSTAAEPSFAVLPAPERPPVTAGRPLRTTTDGVFTRCTLPGRRQDGDARSAAVTLVRPAGPAPGTVTGPLGRASAPADKHFDTVAAEYRVDVPEELLDGGTGVLLRVRWTGDVARAYVGDVLVADQFFSGRVWDLGLGRLPAEALRTDGLRLRLLSLPVGAPVHLPLRAGEAVPAAAVTHAEWIVTRTWAIGAD
- a CDS encoding LacI family DNA-binding transcriptional regulator; the protein is MTRRAADGSVAGGRSRRNFAGSRPVMDDVARLAGVSKQTVSRVLNDNPAVRPETREAVLAAIRSLGYRPSRSARSLASGRTRVLGVISFDAARYGPASILTAINTAARESGYLVSSIALDKADRDTVVRAADRLSAEAVDGVIAIAPQRWVARPLAEAGLESPLVVLENDLEDGTPQVTADSWTGARTATAHLLGLGHSTVWHIAGPVGWTPADRRTAGWRSALEEAGTEVPDPLAGDWSADSGYELGRGLARRADVTAVFVSNDQMALGALRAFHEAGRRVPQDVSVVGYDDIPEAAHLLPPLTTVRTDFTEIGTRSLRLLLARIDGRSEPPVDPVVPVELIVRRSTDRAPRS
- a CDS encoding beta-galactosidase codes for the protein MSALTTSSDGFLLHGEPFRVISGAMHYFRIHPGQWADRLRKARLMGLNTVETYVPWNLHQPDPDGPLDLDGLLDLPRYLALARAEGLYVLLRPGPYICAEWDGGGLPSWLTSDPGIRLRTGDPRFTDAVDRFLDLLLPPLLPHTAASGGPVIAVQVENEYGAYGDDTGYLEHLAQALRSRGVEELLFTCDQADPEHLAAGSLPGVLATGTFGSKVEAGLATLRARQPEGPLMCAEFWIGWFDHWGEPHHVRDAADAAADLDRLLSAGASVNIYMFHGGTNFAFTNGANHDHAYTPTVTSYDYDAPLTECGDPGPKYHAFREVIARHAPVPDDPAPSPGEKLPSFTVELNRSAALLAQVDALSEPVRADIPVTAEELGLRAGYVLYRTTVPAAGDGLLHFAGGVGDRAQVFVDGAPVGLLERERHDETLPVRVPHPGATLEVLVENMGGVNYGPRIGAPKGLLGPVTFNGGDLRGWDCHPLRLDDLSAVPFAPSDATTGAGPAFHHGTFGIATPADTFLALPGWTKGQAWVNGFHLGRYWNRGPQRTLYVPAPVLRPGANELVLLELHATTHTRAQFTGTPDLGPEKP